Proteins encoded within one genomic window of Desulfonatronospira thiodismutans ASO3-1:
- a CDS encoding restriction endonuclease subunit S produces MLSHFQQSPLEEIVNFKTGKLNSNAAKPDGKYPFFTCSQETYRTDTWSFDGEYVLLAGNNAAGVYPLKYFKGKFDVYQRTYAIRSINETKCLTRYVYYALRLQLELMKSISTGVATKFLTMSLLNRAQIPLPPLPIQRKIASILSAYDDLIENNLRRIKILEEMAQNLYREWFVKFRFPGHEKVRLVDSELGKIPEGWEAVKLGNLVKVRKGQNITKKTIVPGSIPVVAGGIKPAYYHNTANTQHPVVTISASGANAGFVSLYHEYVWASDCSVIDRSTTEHVYFFYLQLKERQHEVTRLQRGAAQPHVYPKDLMEIVAVEAPPHILNSFSAEVYPLLHMVRNLSLKNRILRQTRDLLLPRLISGELDVSELDINVPEEAKA; encoded by the coding sequence ATGCTCAGTCATTTTCAGCAATCGCCTCTAGAAGAAATAGTCAACTTTAAGACCGGAAAATTGAACTCAAATGCTGCTAAGCCAGACGGCAAGTATCCTTTTTTTACCTGTAGTCAAGAGACTTACAGGACAGATACTTGGTCATTTGATGGGGAGTATGTGCTTCTTGCAGGTAACAATGCAGCGGGGGTTTACCCTTTGAAATATTTCAAAGGCAAATTTGATGTTTATCAGAGAACTTACGCCATTCGTAGTATTAATGAGACAAAATGCTTAACCCGGTATGTATACTATGCGCTTAGACTTCAGCTTGAGTTAATGAAAAGTATTTCCACTGGTGTGGCTACAAAATTCTTAACAATGTCTTTGCTTAATAGAGCACAGATACCACTACCCCCCCTCCCCATCCAGCGCAAAATCGCCTCCATCCTCTCAGCCTATGATGACCTGATTGAAAACAACCTGCGGCGGATAAAGATCCTGGAAGAGATGGCCCAGAACCTTTACCGGGAGTGGTTTGTCAAATTCCGCTTCCCAGGCCATGAAAAGGTCAGGCTTGTTGACTCTGAGCTGGGGAAGATTCCTGAAGGGTGGGAGGCTGTGAAGCTAGGGAATCTAGTTAAAGTCAGGAAAGGTCAAAATATAACAAAAAAAACTATTGTACCCGGTTCAATACCTGTAGTCGCAGGGGGAATCAAGCCTGCCTACTATCATAATACAGCAAACACTCAGCATCCAGTAGTTACTATAAGCGCTTCTGGGGCAAACGCGGGTTTTGTGAGTCTTTACCATGAGTATGTTTGGGCTTCTGATTGTTCGGTAATTGACAGAAGCACAACCGAGCATGTCTATTTCTTCTATCTTCAGTTAAAAGAAAGACAGCATGAAGTAACTAGGCTGCAAAGAGGAGCTGCTCAACCGCATGTTTACCCTAAAGATTTGATGGAAATTGTTGCAGTGGAGGCCCCCCCTCATATCCTAAACAGCTTTTCTGCAGAGGTATATCCATTACTACATATGGTTAGAAACTTATCTTTAAAAAACCGAATCCTTCGCCAAACCCGTGACCTTCTTTTGCCCAGACTCATATCTGGAGAACTGGATGTGTCCGAGCTGGATATCAATGTGCCGGAGGAGGCTAAAGCATGA